In Rissa tridactyla isolate bRisTri1 chromosome 2, bRisTri1.patW.cur.20221130, whole genome shotgun sequence, a single window of DNA contains:
- the RBFA gene encoding putative ribosome-binding factor A, mitochondrial gives MWGARAAAVPVPGWCRALRSSAALGGSRNLLKKMLRKKKKKFWYDSPTLGSKMMYEPTKLASVMKDEQTKTRKEDNIRCRVLNGLIHKAVAEMMTTCEVNQELYDLKLKICKVSLASNFSACRVYWNPAATTEKDSYIESVLQKSAPRIRYLLMSQQILGNVPPIVFVKDKEAAVVKEIEELLSRADFGPPEEEEISQNDSSELVSSTTQSSDSPMRSNLFGIDHELLNKQIMDYKRLKVSRDIESAAWTEEQEQQLSKIKKKMKKKKTRNPPDDDITPQKYLLDRYEADYWNDNTESVSDYELEDELQEEVNELEANDDKTLSQTTDKLK, from the exons ATGTGGGgcgcccgggcggcggcggtgccggtgcCAGGATGGTGCCGGGCGCTGCGCAGCTCCGCCGCCCTGGGCGGCTCCAGGAACCTGCTGAAGAAAATGCTCCGTAAAAAGAA aaagaagttttggTACGACAGCCCGACCCTGGGGTCTAAAATG atgtatgaACCAACCAAGTTGGCCTCTGTAATGAAAGATGAGCAGACAAAAACTAGGAAAGAAGATAACATACGCTGCAGAGTCTTGAATGGTCTTATTCATAAAGCTGTGGCAGAGATGATGACTACCTGTGAAGTTAATCAGGAACTTTATGATCTCAAGCTGAAAATCTGCAAG GTGTCCCTGGCATCAAACTTTTCAGCATGTCGTGTGTACTGGAATCCTGCTGCCACTACGGAGAAAGACAGTTATATTGAAAGTGTACTGCAGAAGAGTGCTCCACGTATACG GTATCTTCTGATGAGTCAGCAGATTCTAGGAAACGTACCCCCAATAGTATTTGTAAAAGACAAAGAAGCTGCAGTTGTAAAAGAG ATTGAGGAATTATTGTCAAGGGCTGATTTTGGACctccagaagaagaagaaatatctCAAAATGATTCTAG tGAACTGGTCTCTTCAACAACTCAATCTTCAGATTCACCCATGCGGTCTAACCTTTTTGGTATTGATCATGAACTGCTGAATAAGCAAATAATGGACTACAAAAGACTGAAAGTGTCAAGAGATATAGAAAGCGCTGCCTGGACagaagagcaggagcagcagctttctaagattaaaaagaaaatgaaaaagaaaaaaacaaggaatCCTCCTGATGATGACATTACGCCACAGAAATACTTATTGGACAGATATGAAGCTGATTACTGGAATGATAATACTGAGTCGGTCTCGGACTATGAGCTGGAGGATGAATTACAGGAAGAGGTAAATGAATTGGAGGCGAATGATGACAAAACTCTAAGTCAGACTACTGATAAACTGAAATGA